From Pusillibacter faecalis, one genomic window encodes:
- a CDS encoding alanine/glycine:cation symporter family protein yields the protein MVDALNDFFGQISGFLWGNFYMIVLVGTGLYFSIRLGFPQIRRLGDSFRLVFSGMRQKNKAGKEGMSTWQSLATAIAGQVGTGNIAGPATAIMAGGPGAIFWMWVSAFLGMSTIFSEAVAAQKYKVTLEDGRVNGGPAYYIKAAFKGKLGSGLANAFSIFLIIGFGLAAALLQGNTISESFAASFNIPPIAIGIVMSILTLLVVVGGVQRIASFVTACVPVMSLIYIVAGLIVIVVNIDQLIPAIKMIFVGAFNPQAVAGGMFGIGVKEAMRYGIARGLLSNEAGTGSTPHAHAVAKVKHPCDQGIVAMMSVFIDTFIILNITVLIILTSGSYTSGQDGIVLTQIAFNEVFGNVGGIIISICIFFFCFSTIIAGYFYGESNVLKLFGKKGVPVYRVFIVIFLMLGAAASVTLVYSICDVFNGFMVFLNILGLWGISNVIVKLWKEYEHDPDIPTTLKDIKAANKETAGKD from the coding sequence ATGGTAGACGCGTTAAATGATTTTTTTGGACAGATCAGCGGTTTTCTCTGGGGGAACTTTTATATGATTGTTCTGGTGGGAACAGGACTCTATTTCTCCATCCGCCTGGGGTTCCCACAGATCAGAAGACTGGGCGACAGCTTCCGGCTGGTATTTTCCGGCATGCGGCAGAAAAACAAGGCCGGTAAAGAGGGCATGTCCACTTGGCAATCCCTGGCAACAGCAATTGCCGGACAGGTGGGGACCGGAAACATCGCAGGGCCTGCTACCGCGATCATGGCCGGCGGCCCTGGCGCCATCTTTTGGATGTGGGTCAGCGCCTTCCTGGGTATGAGCACAATTTTCTCCGAAGCGGTGGCTGCGCAAAAATACAAAGTGACATTGGAGGACGGCCGTGTCAATGGCGGGCCTGCATACTATATCAAGGCAGCTTTCAAGGGCAAGCTGGGCAGCGGCCTTGCAAATGCATTTTCCATCTTTCTAATCATTGGATTTGGTCTGGCGGCGGCGCTGCTTCAGGGCAACACCATCAGTGAATCCTTTGCAGCATCTTTTAACATTCCACCGATTGCAATTGGCATTGTGATGTCCATTTTGACACTACTGGTGGTTGTCGGTGGTGTACAGCGAATTGCTTCCTTCGTGACCGCGTGTGTGCCTGTAATGTCTTTGATTTACATTGTTGCGGGATTGATTGTGATTGTTGTCAACATTGACCAGTTGATTCCCGCTATCAAGATGATCTTCGTAGGCGCATTCAACCCCCAGGCAGTAGCTGGCGGCATGTTTGGCATCGGGGTGAAAGAGGCTATGCGCTACGGTATCGCCAGGGGACTGCTTTCTAACGAGGCTGGCACCGGATCCACTCCTCACGCCCATGCCGTGGCGAAAGTGAAACACCCCTGCGACCAGGGCATCGTGGCTATGATGAGCGTGTTCATTGACACCTTTATTATCTTGAACATCACGGTTTTGATCATTTTGACCAGCGGATCCTACACCAGCGGACAGGACGGAATTGTTTTGACCCAGATTGCCTTTAACGAGGTCTTCGGAAATGTAGGTGGAATTATTATTTCTATTTGCATTTTCTTCTTCTGCTTCTCTACAATCATCGCGGGCTATTTCTACGGGGAGTCTAATGTTCTCAAGCTGTTCGGCAAAAAGGGCGTTCCTGTATACAGGGTATTTATCGTCATTTTCCTGATGTTAGGCGCTGCGGCTTCCGTAACTTTGGTGTATAGCATCTGTGATGTGTTTAATGGCTTCATGGTGTTCCTGAATATTTTGGGATTGTGGGGCATCAGCAATGTGATTGTAAAGCTCTGGAAGGAATATGAGCACGACCCCGATATTCCAACGACACTGAAGGATATCAAAGCCGCAAACAAGGAAACAGCGGGCAAGGACTGA